The window CATCAATATTCCATCAGACATTTCCCATGAGTCATTATTACAGTaaggaaaataaacaaaatgagagTAGATGTAGTTGGAGTTTCAGAATTTCAGCTATATATTAACAGTTTCTGTATGAGGAAATTGCATTTTTGCTAAGTGTTCATTTCCTGTCATATTGTGTATTTGCGTATGACATCTTTTTTTGTGAAGTGTGATAGATACttgttttcaatttttatttttttatttttctagtcAGTGCTCTCTACCCATAATTTGCATCCGgtgttttgaaatgtgtttttgtagttCTTCTTTTTTGGCTGGTCGAGTATTACAAAAGTAGCGTGTGTGCTGTAGTACACCTGGTAGATGATGGTTGAGAGCACTAGAATAACGTGTTTAATTCTTATAGTATGTCTACACAAACTTGTTTTCACATGTCTTCGACATGAGACTGGTTTGTTGGTTTGGGAGGAGCCTAAACATACAGTCCTGTCAATCATCAGTACCAGCATATGTAGCAGCAGCAGTCATTTCATTGTCCCATCGTCAACCTGAACCTTGAGTTTGAGACTCATTCAAGGACAACAAGCCAAGTTCATTTACCATTATCGGTGAACTTGTGTGTTTTGTAACTCAAAAGATAATGAACATAGGTTCGATTATTAACACTATGGATGTATGTTCATATTAATTTACAATTGACGACTAACaagcacaattaaatatccatgTTGTGAAGGCTCTATACTGTGTAATTAAATCTGTGGGCTCTTAGAAATATCTCAAAGATAATCCATAGAAATAAGACTCGTCTGAGCTCAATTTCAAGTGTTGTATCAAACAATCTGAATGTCAGAAAAGTCAGCTTTCTCTTATTTTGATcagttttatttctttgattgATTTGTGGCATTATatgaaaaaatactttaaacaaAATGTGAATGCACTGTGAAATAATTGCGGTAGCAGTGACATCTTGTGGTTATTTtaggtttattatttttttttatgtgtagtgGAGTAAATGTGTGCTTCACATTTTGTGTGCCTGGCTGTAATAGGGAGCCCCACACATGACatgttgaaaaaatatatataaagccTGTAGCCTCTATTTTTTTCATTCGTTCCCTTATTTTAAATCTTGGCTTCTTTTTACTAATTGGTTCACTCGCTTAAGGTAAATCGTGGGGACGTTGTAGCCTACTAAtttctttcttcattttaatttaaattgtggCCACAAAACAACAAATTGAATGTCTATTATTGAATCGCCGTTTAGGGGGCTGGTGCTCAAGTGAAAAAGGGCACCCTTcttaaaattattcattaaaaaatataaagattCATAATGTTGAAGCTTTTATACTAAGTAACACTATACAGGGGTATCCAGTCCCTCCAGGATTGGACATTGCTACACTATTGTGCTGTTATAGCTACCAGTTTAATGAAATCAGTACAACTTCCATTACCTTTTatcaaaatcaatttaatacacAATTACAATTGAAGAAATAATGTTATGTgattaatgttaaatataacattttgaatatagaaatatgaaatgtataATATGAAGTATTATACtcaaaactaaaactgccagtaggtcttaaaggggtcattggaggcaaaattcacttttacctgttgttgtttttttttttttttaaatcccgaTAAATTATAACCCCTTTCTAAAATCAATCTAATCTCAGATTCTTGGCTGTGTGACATCACACGTACCCAGGCtgctcccacgattgttgattgacactgaACTGCATTGAAGGGAATGcaccccgatctgcctaaatttGTCTATGTTCGCACAAATCTttcgtgatccagcctcacctacagaagaagtgagtataagtttTTTTTGATGAATCTTTGCAtattgcctttcctaataatgtgctaattagcaagtttcacgatgaatgcagctaaagtttacagtctcCCAGAGCATCtcacggaagagaggggtggggtgagcagagctcattagcatttaaagggacatgcaACGAAACAGCTTGCTGTggacagagctgattttgacagggtaaaaagggtgttgttttacactaccattgagaaattttaaccaaagtatgttataaacttttcattaagaccctaaagaatcatatcaacttgtgagCGGATCTGTCATGGTATATCCCCATACGTCCTACCCAGGCATATATCCGACAGaatgtcatctgaacaagtaacatatctgccgcttttgttctgaccaaataaaaatttaaatgttttaaaatgaatcacgctAGTGGCGTTTAACGCTAATGGTTGCTTAGTCAGATCACAGAACAGAACTGgtctgcatttcccaaaagcatcgtaagcctaagttgatcgtagctccattggtAGCAATGGGTCTACGATGGGCCATATAGTTGCCAGGTCTTCTTCTTTCTGTTTATGGACGTAGCACAACCGCAAAGATGAAATATGGcataaattttcagcaaaatcAGACTTAACACCTCAAATTATGAATCAATCATACTGTTGCAAATCAAGGGAAGGTATGGAGACAGTTTCGAACACTGATGTCTTATGCATTTGTACAATAACTGATTTTTAtctttaaccaaaaaaagttacatacTGCAACTTTAAGTTTAATGGAGGGCTATTGTCTAAGCTAAATAGGCTATATTGATTTGTAATTAAGGATTTATTGTTTTGACAGCAGTGACATAAACtccgccctctccatgtaaatgAATGGGACGTgagtcaaatttaaaaaatctaattacaCTTCAATAAATATTTCCCAAAGATGGTTTCtgtcattttatgtaattcCTCTCACGTTGAATTGCAATGTACGTTCAAGTGTTAATTTTTCTAATAAGTTTGGTTTAGTTAattatttgatgctataaaaatggGGTGTGGCATCATGATTGTGTCCTTGATGCTGCGATCTCTACTTCACCatcactactgcacagactctggctccaaattaCGTTATCAGCTCAAGATTACAGCTGCCACTTCTGGGacatttttggtttatttttctaCAGTGGAAGGAAATAAAGACACATCAtccatttttttattacagtctGTGACCGGGACGTGTACATGCTACTCCACAGGGCAATCGATTTACAATAAAGTGTATGTAATATAAAGAACATTGCTTACTACATTTTGTCATGGAAGTGGAGAGAATCCAATTGCCAGGAGGTGGAGTCTGGGAATAGAAGCCACCTGAGAGCAATCAGGAAAAGATGATATCATATGATattcttcaacgcggaagtaagctcatgggtgagacttccggttcattagttATAGGGATATAGTATAGGGAAATAACaagaagttcacccaaaaatgaaaattctgtcattaattactcaccctcatgttgctccaaacccgtaagacctccgttcatcttcggaacacaaattaagatatttttgattgaatctgagagctctcagaccctccataAGATCCCTTTAagataatatgttaataatatggtaagacactgattttcaatatcaagcagtaaaacgagctgttttgtacagctaaaaatagctggacatGGATGAGATTGGAAGCTAGACctataaaatttacaaatggccgtgCCTGCTCTTACGAGAAGAAAAAGATGGATAAACACAGCAGAAGAAGCTTTGGGGAGGCTAGATCTCACAAGACCAGGTAAATGGTTTCTCTGGTTCTTTTTGTCTGTAGGCTCCAGTGATTACTAAGGAGCCCAGACCACAAGATTCCTGCAGGTTTCCATGCCTTCACTTCTGCACACTTCAAAGCTGAAGCTCTGCCTCTTCTGCATCTCGGAGTAATTTCTATATTGTCACTCAGTAAATGCCACTCTGGGGTTATTTCACCACACATTGAGTCTGAGCCTCTTTTCTCCCACCACAactcatcatttatttttaaattgtattgcagttttacagcatttatgaaGAGACAGATTTCTGGCATTACAGCTACAGGTTTTATGCTAGTACAACTGAAAAATTTTTCAACAAAAAGGTTTGTTATACATCACAATTTAATACtgtactataataatataatgtaatgtgattttcagCTGCTCACAATCCAttgaacaaataataataaattgactAACATCTGTATCAGTATTACTGTATAAGTTTGCAGAAAAAGATGACATGCTGACTGATTGTACATATTAGTTTGATGGCACATGATGTTTCAGAAAGCAGATGTGTGCGAGGTGTCCACTGACTCTGACCACAGAAAGCTCTTCCGTGACACCAGGCCCACATAAATCACTGGATGGACACAGCAGTGCAAGTAGGCCAATGTGGAAGTAGCTGTGAGAGCTACATCCAACGATGTGATGTTTTCACAGGACGTTAGGTTACTGGTATTGTTGGTCCCATTGGTTTTTATGGTGTCAACGATGAGGGTGATGTTGTAGGGCGTCCAGTGGATGAAGTAGGCTACTACCAGGGCTACGATGACACGGATGGCCCTCTTCTTCTGCTTGTGTTGGGAGCCACGGCGCAGCCGCAGCAGGATGCAAGAGTAACTGAACAGCATTATTAGTGCTGGAAGAATGAAACCCAACATATGATAGAGCAGACGAGCAGCCAGATGCAAAGAATTAGATGGGTAATCTGGAACACATTCTATTTTTTCCTGACGTCTGGAGTCCTTGTAGTCTGTAAGAAATATCCAGTCAGGGATGGAGAGCAGAAGGCAGAAGAGCCAAACCATCAGGCAGCAACAATGAGTCACCATTGGCTTTTTACGAGAATACATCTGCACTGCGTGAACGATGGACAGGTAGCGGTCAAGACTGATGCAGGAAAGCATGAAAATGCCACAGTAGAAATTGATCTGATGGAGAAAGATTTGACAGTGAGAGATTGCAAACCCAAAGTTGATTCTTAAAGCAATATTCCTGGTGCAGTACAAGCTCAATCAACAGCATTTTTAGCATAATGTTGTgtcatacaaaaataattttccatatattaaaaaatgatctGGGTTTCAAAAAAGAACAATGGAAATGAATAGGGCCAATCCataaaattagttaaaataCTCAGtttatacagtattgttcaaaataatagcagtacaatgtgactaaccagaataatcaaggtttttagtatattttttattgctacatggcaaacaagttaccagtaggtgcagtagattctcagaaaacaaacaagacccagcattcatgatatgcacgctcttaaggctgtgcaattgggcaattagttgaaaggggtgtgttcaaaaaaatagcagtgtctgcctttgactgtacaaactcaaaactattttgtacaaacgtttttgtttctaggatttagcaatcctgtgaatcactaaactaatatttagttgtgtgaccacagttttttaaaactgcttcacatctgtgtggcatggagtcaaccaacttgtggcacctctcagctgttattccactccatgattctttaacaacattccacaattcattcacatttcttggttttgcttcagaaacagcatttttgatatcaccccacgagttctcgattggattacggtccggagattgggctggccactccataacattaattttgttggtttggaaccaagactttgctcatttactagtgtgtttggggtcattgtcttgttgaaacaaccatttcaagggcatgtcctcttcagcatagggcaacatgacctcttcaagtattttaacatatgcaaactgatccatgatccctggtatgcgataaataggcccaacaccatagtaggagaaacatgcccatatcatgatgcttgcaccaccatgcttcactgtcttcactgtgtaccgtggcttgaattcagagtttgggggtcgtctcacaaactgcctgtggcccttggacccaaaaagaacaattttactctcatcagtccacaaattgttcctccatttctctttaggccagttgatgtgttctttggcaaattgtaacctcttctgcacatgccttttttttaacagagggactttgcgggggattcttgaaaatagattagcttcacacagatgtcttctaactgtcacagtacttacaggtaactccagactgtctttgatcatcctggaggtgatcattggctgagcctttgccattctggttattcttcgatccattttgatggttgtcttccgttttcttccacgtttctctggttttactctccattttaaggcattggagatcattttagctgaacagcctataagtttttgcacctctttataggttttcccctctccaatcaactttttaatcaaagtacgctgttcttctgaacaatgtcttgaacgacccattttcctcaggctttcaaatgcatgtttagcaagtgctggcttcatccttaaataggggccacctgattcacacctgtttcttcactaaattgatgacctcagtgattgaatgccacactgctattttttgaacacacccctttcaactaattcaactaattgcccaattgcacagccttaagagggtccatatcatgaatgctgggtcttgtttgttttctgagaatctactgcacctactggtaacttgtttgccacgtagcaataaaaaatatactaaaaaccttgattattctggttagtcacattgtactgctattattttgaacaatactgtatagtattcaaatttgaatattaaataatttaaattctcAAAAAATTCCTTTatgactaaatataatataaataaataaatatccctttaatatcACCAACTGCATATTTATTCTATAGAATATTGTAATTCATACAATTCAACCCATAATTTCACAAAATCAACACAAGGCCATAGAAAACTGACCTCATAGACATTTGCCCACCTTAAACAGAGCTCCAGTCAGCTTGCAAAGCACTGTGCCGAAGATCCACTCATTCGCTGCCTCTACAGCCCAGAAGGGCAGCGTTAGCAGCAGCAGAATGTTAGCTAAACTCAGATGGAGGATGAAGATGTCGGTAACGTTCAAGTACAGCCTTTTCTTCCACAGTACCACCAGAACCAGCCCATTTCCAACCAGCCCCACTACCAGCGCCACAGAGTAAAGGACCGGAATAAAAATGGAATCAAAGAACATGCTAGACTCATGATCACACATAAGTCTACAGCAGGACTCAT is drawn from Onychostoma macrolepis isolate SWU-2019 chromosome 16, ASM1243209v1, whole genome shotgun sequence and contains these coding sequences:
- the LOC131522429 gene encoding C-X-C chemokine receptor type 3-like isoform X1 codes for the protein MNADIKITIGAEDLGFFTDYNDSYSESYNESCCRLMCDHESSMFFDSIFIPVLYSVALVVGLVGNGLVLVVLWKKRLYLNVTDIFILHLSLANILLLLTLPFWAVEAANEWIFGTVLCKLTGALFKINFYCGIFMLSCISLDRYLSIVHAVQMYSRKKPMVTHCCCLMVWLFCLLLSIPDWIFLTDYKDSRRQEKIECVPDYPSNSLHLAARLLYHMLGFILPALIMLFSYSCILLRLRRGSQHKQKKRAIRVIVALVVAYFIHWTPYNITLIVDTIKTNGTNNTSNLTSCENITSLDVALTATSTLAYLHCCVHPVIYVGLVSRKSFLWSESVDTSHTSAF
- the LOC131522429 gene encoding C-X-C chemokine receptor type 3-like isoform X2, with the translated sequence MNADIKITIGAEDLGFFTDYNDSYMGLVGNGLVLVVLWKKRLYLNVTDIFILHLSLANILLLLTLPFWAVEAANEWIFGTVLCKLTGALFKINFYCGIFMLSCISLDRYLSIVHAVQMYSRKKPMVTHCCCLMVWLFCLLLSIPDWIFLTDYKDSRRQEKIECVPDYPSNSLHLAARLLYHMLGFILPALIMLFSYSCILLRLRRGSQHKQKKRAIRVIVALVVAYFIHWTPYNITLIVDTIKTNGTNNTSNLTSCENITSLDVALTATSTLAYLHCCVHPVIYVGLVSRKSFLWSESVDTSHTSAF